A stretch of Salvelinus alpinus chromosome 4, SLU_Salpinus.1, whole genome shotgun sequence DNA encodes these proteins:
- the golga6l9 gene encoding golgin subfamily A member 6-like protein 9: MEALHTEASEAERDLETQYHRHQHELHSLREESLQVFRVFRQVSEEQRRVSEGRYRTLLLEAIQDAVYLSSQNQQLQADNKQLRKALAELKDILCVQGDLKGQRVSQ; the protein is encoded by the exons ATGGAGGCCCTGCACACTGAGGCCTCGGAGGCCGAGAGAGACCTGGAGACACAGTACCACAGACACCAGCATGAGCTGCACTCTCTTAGGGAGGAGAGTCTGCAG GTGTTCCGGGTCTTCCGCCAGGTGAGTGAGGAGCAGAGGAGGGTGTCAGAGGGCAGGTACAGGACTCTCCTGCTGGAGGCCATACAGGATGCAGTCTACCTGTCCTCTCAGAACCAACAGCTACAGGCAGACAACAAACAGCTCCGCAAAG CATTGGCAGAGCTAAAGGACATTCTGTGTGTGCAGGGTGACCTCAAGGGACAAAGAGTATCCcagtaa
- the LOC139574127 gene encoding probable UDP-sugar transporter protein SLC35A4: MIVIHAVRSGSPSRHRRWWRKRVQWGVLLGLMVLIYGSHAPLIALTKVDGRVPFSSSSCVLLIELTKLLVSLATLLLTGDLSALHAPLSLAIVAPYAVPATLYAFNNNLVVLMQIYMDPSSFQVLSNLKIASTALLYSFCLGKRLRSAQWLALGILMGAGVCHSYYSLDLEYPGQTEDQASSRLHITAWGLVLVLVYCFISGLAAVYTEQVLKSQRLPLSLQNLYLYVFGLAINLISHLLSMGGEQGFLEGYSEVVWAIVAGQAANGLLMSVVLKHGSGITRLFVISCSMLVNALLSWALLGLQLTPFFLLPTSMIGLAAYLYYS, from the coding sequence ATGATTGTGATCCATGCCGTGCGGTCCGGGTCCCCATCCCGTcacaggaggtggtggaggaagagggtCCAGTGGGGTGTCCTCCTAGGACTGATGGTCCTGATCTATGGCTCCCATGCACCCCTAATAGCCCTCACCAAGGTGGATGGGCGGGTTCCCTTTAGCTCCTCCTCCTGTGTGCTTCTGATAGAGCTAACCAAGCTTTTGGTGTCCCTAGCCACTCTGCTCCTGACTGGGGACCTGTCTGCCCTGCATGCCCCCCTGTCCCTGGCCATCGTGGCCCCCTACGCAGTCCCAGCCACACTCTATGCCTTCAACAACAACCTGGTGGTCCTCATGCAGATCTACATGGACCCCAGCTCCTTCCAGGTCCTCAGCAACCTGAAGATCGCCTCCACGGCCCTGCTTTACTCCTTCTGCCTGGGGAAGAGGCTGCGGTCCGCCCAGTGGCTGGCCCTGGGGATCCTCATGGGGGCCGGGGTGTGTCACAGCTACTACAGTCTGGATCTGGAGTATCCAGGGCAAACTGAGGACCAGGCAAGTTCCAGGCTTCACATCACTGCCTGGGGCCTTGTTCTAGTGCTGGTTTACTGCTTCATCTCAGGGCTGGCGGCCGTCTACACAGAGCAGGTGCTGAAGAGCCAGCGACTACCCCTAAGCCTGCAGAACCTATACCTGTACGTGTTTGGATTGGCCATCAACTTGATCTCCCACCTCTTAAGCATGGGGGGAGAACAGGGTTTCCTGGAGGGTTACTCAGAGGTGGTGTGGGCCATTGTGGCTGGGCAGGCAGCAAATGGGCTGCTGATGTCAGTAGTGCTGAAGCATGGCAGCGGCATCACCAGGCTGTTTGTCATCTCTTGCTCTATGCTGGTCAATGCTCTGCTCTCCTGGGCCCTACTGGGCCTGCAGCTCACCCCCTTCTtcctgttacccacctctatgaTTGGCCTTGCAGCCTATCTGTACTACAGTTAG
- the LOC139574128 gene encoding SLC35A4 upstream open reading frame protein-like isoform X1, with product MLMVCVWSVWSMKRWSMCCYIVDPFKQMKDLNQLKNQLEDIQKRVETEFAAGIPQGGSVLASPFLKGFLAGYVVAKLRSSAILGVLLGTFTGIYAAQNYQVPNIESTLKDYMSLFRKGPK from the exons ATGTTAATGGTTTGTGTCTGGAGTGTATGGTCGATGAAACGGTGGAGCAtgtgttgttatattgtt GATCCTTTCAAGCAGATGAAGGATCTCAACCAGCTTAAGAATCAACTGGAAGATATCCAGAAACGTGTGGAGACCGAATTTGCAGCAGGAATTCCACAG GGGGGCTCTGTGCTGGCATCTCCCTTTTTGAAGGGGTTCCTGGCTGGGTACGTGGTGGCCAAGCTCCGCTCCTCAGCTATCTTAGGAGTGCTACTAGGAACATTCACAGGCATCTATGCTGCACAGAACTATCAGGTGCCCAACATTgaaagcactctgaaggactatATGAGTTTGTTTAGAAAAGGACCAAAGTAA
- the LOC139574128 gene encoding SLC35A4 upstream open reading frame protein-like isoform X2, whose product MAGDKDPFKQMKDLNQLKNQLEDIQKRVETEFAAGIPQGGSVLASPFLKGFLAGYVVAKLRSSAILGVLLGTFTGIYAAQNYQVPNIESTLKDYMSLFRKGPK is encoded by the exons ATGGCGGGTGACAAG GATCCTTTCAAGCAGATGAAGGATCTCAACCAGCTTAAGAATCAACTGGAAGATATCCAGAAACGTGTGGAGACCGAATTTGCAGCAGGAATTCCACAG GGGGGCTCTGTGCTGGCATCTCCCTTTTTGAAGGGGTTCCTGGCTGGGTACGTGGTGGCCAAGCTCCGCTCCTCAGCTATCTTAGGAGTGCTACTAGGAACATTCACAGGCATCTATGCTGCACAGAACTATCAGGTGCCCAACATTgaaagcactctgaaggactatATGAGTTTGTTTAGAAAAGGACCAAAGTAA